From the genome of Nitrospinaceae bacterium:
TCGCTCGCTAACCTCGCTAACGGTGGACCTGCGCACGCTCAAAGAGATGATGGACACGAACGTATACGGAGCGCTTCGCGTGAGCCAGGCCCTTGTGCCGCTGCTCAAAGCTAGCCCCACCGGGCGAATCGTTAATGTGTCGAGCTGGTTCGGCTCGATGGCCAACCTGCAGGGGGGTGGCTACGCCGCCTACCGGATGACGAAAGCCACGCTCAACGCACTCACGCAGATTATGGCCGAGGACCTTCGGGATACGAACGTCACGGTGAACGCCGCCTGCCCCGGCTGGGTTCGCACCGACATGGGCGCCGCCGGCGCGCCCAACTCCTGGGAAGAGGGTGCGGACACCCCTGTGTGGCTAGCGCTTCAGGATAAGGGCGGGCCGAACAAGGGATTTTTTCAGGACAGAAAACCCCACGCCTGGTGAGGAATGACGAAAGACAACTTACTCTCCTTCGTGGTGGATCAACTAAGCGGCCTGGGCGATATTGACACCCGGCGAATGTTCGGCGGCTGGCACATCAGCCACCGCGGGGTGTTTTTCGGTATCGTTTTCAAAGAGCGCCTTTATTTCAAGACAAGCGAAAATACCCGCGCCCGATACGAGGCGGAGGGGATGGGGCCGTTTCGCCCGAGGAGCAAGGTTACACTCAAGACGCTCTGGGAGGTTCCCGTCGATATTATTGAGGACGCGGATGCGCTGGCCGAATGGGCGCTTGAGGCCATCGCCGCACAACAAGAAGCTACGCTTATTAAAGAAAATGCCCGCGCCCGAAGGGGCCGGAAGAAATTGGATTCATAACAATACCTTTAAAGGAGTGTTTCAATGAGTGATGAAAAAATCGCGGTCGTTACGGGCGGCAACAAGGGAATCGGCAAGGAGGTCTGCCGCCAGCTAGCGACCAAGGGAATTCGGGTTGTCTTAACCGCCCGGGACGAGGGCCGGGGAAAAACCGCCATCGAGGAACTAAAAGCCGCGAGCGCGGAAACCATTTTTCATCCACTGGACGTAACCTCGCCAGAGAGTATCGACAAGCTCGGCACGTTTATCGAAAGGGAATTTGGGCACCTCGATATTCTGGTCAACAATGCCGCCATCCGGACGGACCAGGGCACACGCGGCGAGGACGTCAGCATCGACACCCTTCGTGAAATGATGGAAGCAAACGTTTATGGCCCCTTGGCGGTTTGTCAGCGGCTTATTCCGCTACTCAAGAAAAGCGCGGCCGGGCGAATCGTCAATTTCTCTAGCGGCATGGCCTCGCTCGCCAAAATGAAGGGCGGATCCCCGGCCTACCGCATCACCAAAACAGCCCTGAACGCGGTAACGGGCATCCTCGCCGACGAGCTTTCGGGCTCGGGCATTTTGGTGAATTCAGTTCATCCGGGTCATGTAAAAACCGACATGGGTGGGCCAAACGCGGTTCGAGAACTCGAAGATGGAGCAGATACCCCGGTATGGCTCGCTCTGCTCCCGGACGATGGGCCAACGGGTGGCTTTTATTTCGACCGAAAACCATTCGATTGGTAGGATGGCAATCGCCGAGCGAACCTGTTTCGTGTAAAACCTGTGCCAGCGTAAATGATGCTTTAATTCTCAAAGGGCTAAGGAGAAATAATTCTTTGAGTGCAGAAATTAACGACGAGATCAAACATCTTCGCAAGGGGCTTTCGGCTGCAGGTGATTTACTCGCCAACGAGCTAGCCGACTTCCCGGAGGCGCGGATGGATTTTTGCCAGGATGAGCCCGTATGGGCGCGCTGGTCGGCAGAGGTTCAACTTCGACATATCGCTTGCGTTCCTTGTCGCTGGCTCCTCGGGATATTTCGCGAGAGCCTTGAGGCTCAAGGATACAGCCTGCCCGATGTGGACATGAAAACCATCGCCGAGCGTGGTGGCCGCCATGTTCCGCCCGAGATTTGCCCGGATCGCGCCTCGCTCATCGCGCACACGCGTAGGATGTTTGATTTTTGCATTGAAATTCTAGACCGCCAGACTCCGGAGTCTTTTCGCGCGCTCACGTGTATCCGGCTGGTGGACACCGAGATTTGGCGCGAGGATGCCCCCGAGCGGCCCATTGACCTGTGGCGGATGCTGGCCGAGCTGCATCCCTACGGCGTCCACGAGGATCCGGATACACCCGGCAATTTCCCCATGGAGCTTATCGCGGTTATTAGACAGATTTACTGGGAACTACTCGCCCACCTCAGAAGCATCCAGCGGCTCAAAGGGCTATTGGAGCTTCCGGTCGTAGTCAATCTTCCGAAAGAAGGCTACCTCACCGTTTCCAAATTTTACGATTGAGCAACCTCATTGAATCAGAACACCGAAAACGAATCTCCTGACGCAGAAAATAGTTCCATTATCTCGTGGAAGCTTTTCGCGGGCTTGGCCCTTATGGCGCTGTTCCTGTGGCTATCTTTCAGAAATGCGCCGATGGGAAAATTCATCGACGCCATGAAAAAAATCAGTATCATTCCTGTGCTAGGAGCGATTACCTATCAAATTATTTCCATCGTAATTCGCGGCTGGCGATGGAAGATATTGCTTCTGCCCTCCCACCCAGAGCTTCGAAAACGCCACGCTTTTTTC
Proteins encoded in this window:
- a CDS encoding SDR family oxidoreductase: MSDEKIAVVTGGNKGIGKEVCRQLATKGIRVVLTARDEGRGKTAIEELKAASAETIFHPLDVTSPESIDKLGTFIEREFGHLDILVNNAAIRTDQGTRGEDVSIDTLREMMEANVYGPLAVCQRLIPLLKKSAAGRIVNFSSGMASLAKMKGGSPAYRITKTALNAVTGILADELSGSGILVNSVHPGHVKTDMGGPNAVRELEDGADTPVWLALLPDDGPTGGFYFDRKPFDW
- a CDS encoding TfoX/Sxy family protein → MTKDNLLSFVVDQLSGLGDIDTRRMFGGWHISHRGVFFGIVFKERLYFKTSENTRARYEAEGMGPFRPRSKVTLKTLWEVPVDIIEDADALAEWALEAIAAQQEATLIKENARARRGRKKLDS
- a CDS encoding SDR family oxidoreductase, translating into MAGIKKIALVTGGNKGVGFGACQLLAKAGVRVILTARSEGFGGEAADKLRSQGLDVHFHQLDITNDVSVYALKVFITEEYRHLDILINNAAILNDRSLTSLTVDLRTLKEMMDTNVYGALRVSQALVPLLKASPTGRIVNVSSWFGSMANLQGGGYAAYRMTKATLNALTQIMAEDLRDTNVTVNAACPGWVRTDMGAAGAPNSWEEGADTPVWLALQDKGGPNKGFFQDRKPHAW